A stretch of Macadamia integrifolia cultivar HAES 741 chromosome 7, SCU_Mint_v3, whole genome shotgun sequence DNA encodes these proteins:
- the LOC122084933 gene encoding uncharacterized protein LOC122084933 yields the protein MKEDETVSGLGVTEAEDVHTARTLRPRKSRIIVHHQEVAELDQALTRADDDARWKGKANAATGQALRSDRQADTRRISNLWIMWKRNLGCPVVISESSQHITVALTWDLTQMQVSFIHASSFRAERRDLWLDLAADIPTTPTPWAMVGDFNATLQSHEKKGPGNFSMGSAAEYSAMVDSCFMSQLPSSGRKFTWSNNRKTGNVSAVLDRSFCNEQWLTIFQDSSQVVLPRIASDHGPILMTAIASQRPLNCPFRFHQFWMDHEEFNNVVASSWFEWIAGPPIAVLTSKLKWLKGVLKTWARSAFPHIDRELEDAKTVLNQIHDQIAREGMNDHLFSLEADAKTGLVKALENHEKIWAEKARIRWLKVGDRNSKYFHLSVKMRRNKNTIRALKRLDGTMVEGKNQIGEYIVDFFERFHKEAPTETHEDLLDNIPKVLNQMDCYMLDSLPGNEEIRRAVWELDPDSSSGPDGFSGVFFRKCWSLVEVEVCNAVKQFFSTGYMPHGVNNNFLVLIPKVEGANSLDRFRPLCMGNFFCKIISKVMAMRLEPLLPRLISEEQGAFQKGKLIHDNISVASELANLMFSATRGGGLGLKIDIRKAYDAISWSFIFQVLSKFGFSNSWINWLHQLLISSKISILVNGGPQGYFGVERGLRQGDPISPMLFIIAEEVLSRGLSSLVQCKELRAIHGPRGTATPGHILFADDIFIFTNTSLRYVRTLKKFLMKYQDFSGQCISLKKSKLFLGKIAPDRKQVIADTLGIQIYNFSTRYLGVEIFKGRVKKEALLPVMDKVKGHLAGWKGNLLSLAGRT from the coding sequence GgagaatttcaaatttatggattatgtGGAAAAGAAATCTGGGTTGTCCGGTGGTGATCTCAGAATCCTCTCAGCATATTACGGTTGCTCTGACTTGGGACCTCACCCAAATGCAAGTCTCCTTCATCCATGCTAGTAGTTTTAGGGCGGAGAGAAGAGATCTTTGGTTGGACTTGGCTGCGGATATTCCTACCACTCCCACTCCGTGGGCAATGGTTGGTGACTTTAATGCTACCCTTCAGTCTCATGAAAAGAAGGGCCCAGGAAACTTCAGCATGGGGTCAGCTGCGGAGTATAGTGCTATGGTGGACTCTTGCTTCATGTCGCAATTGCCTTCGAGTGGGAGAaaatttacatggagcaacAATCGAAAAACTGGTAATGTGTCTGCAGTGCTTGACAGAAGCTTTTGCAATGAGCAATGGCTGACCATTTTCCAAGACTCCTCTCAAGTGGTTTTGCCTAGAATAGCTTCAGATCATGGACCAATTTTGATGACTGCAATTGCTAGTCAGCGCCCCTTAAACTGTCCATTTCGGTTCCATCAGTTCTGGATGGACCACGAGGAATTTAATAATGTGGTGGCATCGTCTTGGTTTGAATGGATTGCAGGACCACCTATTGCTGTTCTCACTTCCAAATTGAAGTGGCTGAAAGGGGTTTTGAAGACCTGGGCGAGATCAGCCTTCCCTCACATTGATAGAGAGCTTGAGGACGCGAAGACGGTCCTGAACCAAATTCATGACCAGATTGCGAGAGAAGGGATGAACGACCATTTGTTTTCCTTGGAAGCTGATGCGAAGACCGGCTTGGTGAAGGccttggaaaatcatgaaaaaatctGGGCTGAAAAGGCGAGAATTAGATGGCTGAAAGTTGGTGATCGAAACTCCAAATATTTTCACCTTTCtgtcaaaatgagaagaaacaaaaatacaatcagAGCACTCAAGAGGCTGGACGGTACCATGGTGGAAGGGAAAAATCAGATAGGGGAGTATATTGTCGATTTTTTTGAGCGCTTTCATAAAGAAGCTCCCACAGAGACCCATGAAGATTTACTAGATAATATCCCGAAAGTCCTTAACCAAATGGACTGTTATATGTTGGATTCCCTCCctggaaatgaagaaataaggaGGGCAGTGTGGGAGTTGGACCCGGATAGCTCGTCGGGCCCTGATGGGTTCTCTGGTGTTTTTTTTCGCAAGTGCTGGTCCttagtggaagtggaagtgtgCAATGCGGTGAAACAATTTTTTAGCACTGGATACATGCCCCACGGGGTCAATAATAATTTCCTGGTCCttattccaaaggtggagggagcaAACTCACTGGATAGATTTCGCCCTCTCTGCATGGGcaatttcttttgcaaaattatttctaaaGTTATGGCGATGCGACTGGAACCTCTCCTTCCTCGCCTGATTTCAGAAGAGCAGGGTGCATTTCAGAAGGGGAAGTTGATTCATGATAATATCTCTGTGGCATCTGAGTTAGCAAATTTAATGTTCTCAGCGACCAGAGGTGGGGGTCTTGGCCTGAAAATTGATATCAGGAAGGCTTACGATGCTATTTCTTGGTCTTtcatttttcaagttttgagtAAATTTGGTTTCTCCAATAGTTGGATCAACTGGCTGCATCAACTTCTGATATCGTCAAAAATATCTATTCTTGTGAACGGAGGTCCTCAGGGTTACTTCGGGGTGGAGCGCGGGCTAAGACAAGGTGATCCTATATCTCCTATGCTATTTATTATAGCCGAAGAAGTTCTATCTAGAGGGCTGTCGAGTCTGGTTCAGTGCAAGGAGCTACGGGCAATCCATGGCCCAAGAGGCACTGCCACTCCTGGGCATATCCTATTCGCGGATGATATCTTCATATTCACCAACACCTCCTTGAGGTATGTTCGTACCCTCAAaaaattcttgatgaaataCCAAGACTTTTCAGGCCAGTGCATTAGCCTAAAGAAAAGTAAACTCTTCCTCGGGAAGATTGCTCCAGATCGAAAGCAGGTCATTGCTGATACCCTCGGAATTCAGATCTATAACTTCTCGACTCGATACTTGGGTGTTGAAATATttaagggaagagtgaagaaagaggCCCTTCTGCCAGTGATGGACAAGGTGAAGGGGCACCTAGCGGGTTGGAAAGGCAACCTATTGTCTTTGGCAGGAAGAACATAA